The Verrucomicrobiia bacterium genome contains a region encoding:
- a CDS encoding phage late control D family protein yields the protein MTEPLLVSTAPVFEVEGEVRGELARDLIRLEVDETTSGLKTLTVGLLAQGPRRGSREEGLRYLDGGILDFGKEIAVSIGPADTARTLFKGGISAIEVRWREGDPPEVVFLAEDRLMMLRMTRRFRTYENLSDAGIASAIAAEHGLVPRVDADGPTYDRVQQWNQSDLAFLRQRARLIQAEIWLQDDTLHFQSRDRRSATEVTLVQGNHLIEARLRGDLAHQRTGVKVSGYDAAARESIDETAEGSVIDDEAGQGLTGPAVLERAFGERVSYRVREMPIAAGEATAWAEAEMRRRARRFVTVSGVTRGTPDLVVGSRVTLEGVGHPFEGPGYYATRVTHTYDTESGHRTRFLAERATLREGA from the coding sequence ATGACTGAACCCCTGCTGGTCTCGACGGCCCCGGTCTTCGAGGTCGAGGGGGAGGTCCGCGGCGAACTGGCCCGCGACCTCATCCGGCTCGAGGTGGACGAAACCACGTCGGGGTTGAAGACGCTGACCGTCGGGTTGCTCGCCCAGGGACCGCGCCGCGGTTCGCGGGAGGAGGGGTTGCGGTATCTCGACGGCGGGATCCTCGATTTCGGGAAGGAGATCGCCGTGTCGATCGGCCCGGCCGACACCGCGCGCACCCTCTTCAAGGGTGGCATCAGCGCGATCGAGGTCCGCTGGCGCGAAGGGGATCCCCCGGAGGTGGTGTTCCTGGCGGAAGACAGGCTGATGATGCTCCGGATGACCCGCCGGTTCCGCACCTACGAGAACCTGTCCGACGCCGGCATCGCATCGGCCATCGCGGCGGAGCACGGGCTGGTGCCGCGGGTGGACGCGGACGGGCCGACCTACGACCGCGTCCAGCAATGGAACCAGAGCGACCTGGCCTTCCTGCGCCAGCGGGCGCGGTTGATCCAGGCGGAGATCTGGCTCCAGGACGACACGTTGCACTTCCAGTCCAGGGACCGGCGTTCGGCGACCGAGGTGACGCTGGTGCAGGGGAATCACCTCATCGAAGCGCGGTTGCGGGGCGACCTCGCCCATCAGCGGACCGGGGTGAAGGTCTCGGGCTACGATGCGGCCGCCCGTGAATCCATCGACGAGACGGCCGAGGGTTCGGTGATCGACGATGAGGCCGGGCAGGGCCTCACGGGACCGGCCGTTCTGGAGCGGGCCTTCGGGGAACGGGTGTCATACCGGGTTCGCGAGATGCCCATCGCCGCGGGTGAGGCCACCGCCTGGGCGGAAGCGGAGATGCGGCGGCGGGCACGGCGGTTTGTCACCGTCTCCGGCGTGACGCGCGGCACGCCGGACCTGGTGGTGGGCAGCCGCGTGACGTTGGAGGGCGTCGGGCATCCCTTCGAAGGCCCGGGCTACTACGCCACCCGCGTCACCCACACCTACGACACGGAGTCCGGCCACCGGACCCGGTTTCTGGCCGAACGCGCCACCTTGCGGGAGGGCGCATGA
- a CDS encoding DUF4255 domain-containing protein gives MAGFESMAAVGKSIERLLNHRFQEEEPVPERRTRAILVRTTDLEPANIRTAIGTPALSIFPYRVDFNKTMRAAWSAVAAQDGRARLPVDLHFLITPWADNAEHELRILGKAMESLESTPVLSGPLLDPSAAWAGNESVQLVMDEISTEAVMRTFDSLPTDYRLSVPYLARVVRLDARRAQPDTPVTTAITGVRPTLLP, from the coding sequence ATGGCTGGATTCGAAAGCATGGCGGCGGTCGGCAAGAGCATCGAGCGACTGCTCAACCACCGCTTTCAGGAGGAGGAACCGGTCCCGGAAAGGCGCACCCGGGCGATCCTGGTGCGGACCACCGATCTCGAGCCGGCGAACATCCGGACCGCCATCGGAACCCCCGCCCTGTCGATCTTCCCCTACCGGGTCGATTTCAACAAAACCATGCGGGCGGCGTGGTCGGCGGTGGCCGCGCAGGACGGACGGGCGCGGTTGCCGGTGGACCTGCATTTCCTGATCACGCCCTGGGCTGACAATGCGGAACACGAGCTGCGGATCCTGGGAAAGGCGATGGAATCGCTGGAGAGCACCCCCGTGCTGAGCGGTCCGTTGCTGGACCCCTCGGCGGCCTGGGCGGGCAACGAGTCCGTTCAACTGGTCATGGACGAGATCTCCACCGAGGCGGTGATGCGGACCTTCGACTCCCTGCCAACGGATTACCGGTTGAGTGTCCCCTACCTGGCCCGGGTGGTGCGCCTGGACGCGCGCCGGGCCCAACCGGACACCCCGGTCACCACCGCCATCACGGGCGTCCGCCCAACCCTGCTGCCATGA
- a CDS encoding DUF433 domain-containing protein has translation MDYLKIITIEPDKRSGKPCIRGTRMTVTDVLEYLAGGMTHEELLAEFPDLTEENIRACLAFAADRERKLAALPA, from the coding sequence ATGGACTACCTGAAGATCATCACGATTGAACCAGACAAGCGGAGCGGCAAGCCGTGCATTCGAGGAACGCGCATGACGGTTACCGACGTGCTGGAGTACTTGGCGGGCGGAATGACACACGAGGAGTTGCTGGCCGAGTTTCCGGACCTTACAGAGGAGAATATTCGTGCTTGCCTGGCGTTTGCGGCAGATCGTGAGCGCAAGCTGGCCGCTCTACCTGCATGA
- a CDS encoding phage tail protein, whose amino-acid sequence MAQGDPLLRSFRFRVTLRRSDTGAELGDGGFQECSGLEIELDVKEHLEGGNNAAVIRQVGRAKYSPLVLKRGMFHSRAGQLNRDLWRWMQDIAAGVRPVARYDGTVEVMSVGDTVVAVWEFDRGLPVRLRGPELNARTGEVAIEELHITHQGLRLAAP is encoded by the coding sequence ATGGCGCAAGGCGATCCCCTGCTTCGTTCGTTCCGTTTCCGGGTGACGCTGCGGCGCAGCGACACCGGGGCGGAGCTGGGGGACGGCGGGTTTCAGGAATGCAGCGGATTGGAGATCGAACTGGACGTGAAGGAGCATCTCGAAGGCGGCAACAATGCCGCGGTGATCCGCCAGGTCGGGCGGGCCAAGTACAGCCCGCTGGTCCTCAAGCGCGGCATGTTCCACAGCCGCGCCGGTCAGTTGAACCGCGACCTCTGGCGCTGGATGCAGGACATCGCCGCGGGTGTCCGGCCCGTGGCCCGGTACGACGGCACGGTCGAGGTCATGAGCGTCGGGGACACCGTGGTGGCGGTCTGGGAGTTCGACCGGGGACTGCCGGTGCGCCTGCGGGGTCCCGAACTCAACGCCAGGACGGGCGAGGTCGCCATCGAGGAACTGCACATCACCCATCAGGGACTTCGGCTGGCCGCCCCTTGA
- a CDS encoding phage tail sheath family protein, translating to MTDRLNLPLGAPGIHRYPETPLRDLAGVRMDVCAFVGVAPRGPAREAVLDPIHRSGRPDPRVVRTLRRTVPVQVESFDDYRRHFGGFNGPGLLPYAVAAFFENGGRRAYVARIVHRYGTPTDAAGRVAKGTIGGARSPTGPLVVLARNEGRWGNRLSVTLDFRYQPLNATASGLATVRVPEGESLEAGTLLRLTLAHGVQEFRTVTVLTPQHAGPGKPGVHVGTLASATSSLAVRAERVEADLTVEDDDDPARTERHVGLGLDPLHSRWLGAALAYESRLIRPDESWLEATVEPDVEAPAEPFGGGEDDFESITPDDFFDPAWTPGDDEPGDGVMALAGLPDLSLVVVPDLYSPGPLAPARTPIEAAPSASPFFERCSPPSAPVEVPEGEEADLAGLRLDPATELAAIERWQSRLVDFAGEQRSFIVLLDVPPRLSPRQILAWRTRFHSAYAAAYHPWLKSVRTDDPRERPVEVPPSAVAAGMVAQREIARGVSHGPANVLAAGVVDVVEEVSDPVHDVLHPQGINVYRRERDGVRLTAARTLSRDPNWRQLSVRRLMTLIRRTLERQMQWAAFEPNDARLRSEVRRMVTGYLRRLFQAGAFRGATEEEAFFVLCDEALNPARIVEAGQLITHIGVAPAEPVEFIVLRLLREGDGTLILED from the coding sequence ATGACCGACCGCCTCAACCTCCCCCTGGGGGCGCCAGGCATCCACCGGTATCCCGAGACGCCGCTCCGCGATCTCGCCGGTGTCCGGATGGATGTCTGTGCCTTCGTGGGTGTGGCCCCGCGCGGCCCGGCGCGGGAGGCGGTGCTCGACCCGATCCATCGCTCCGGCCGGCCCGATCCCCGCGTGGTGCGAACCTTGCGCCGGACCGTCCCGGTCCAGGTCGAGAGCTTCGATGATTACCGCCGGCATTTTGGTGGATTCAACGGACCCGGGCTCCTGCCGTATGCCGTGGCGGCCTTCTTCGAGAATGGCGGACGCCGCGCCTACGTGGCCCGCATCGTGCATCGGTACGGCACGCCGACGGACGCGGCGGGGCGCGTGGCGAAAGGAACGATCGGGGGCGCCCGCAGTCCGACGGGGCCGCTCGTCGTCCTCGCCCGGAACGAGGGACGCTGGGGCAATCGGTTGAGCGTCACCCTGGACTTCCGCTACCAGCCTCTGAACGCCACCGCGTCGGGCCTGGCAACGGTCCGCGTTCCCGAAGGCGAATCGCTGGAGGCCGGCACCCTGCTTCGCCTGACCCTGGCCCATGGCGTCCAGGAGTTCCGCACGGTGACGGTCCTCACCCCGCAACACGCGGGCCCGGGCAAACCCGGCGTCCACGTCGGCACCCTCGCCTCGGCCACCTCGTCCCTGGCGGTCCGTGCGGAGCGGGTCGAGGCGGATCTGACCGTCGAGGACGACGACGATCCGGCGCGGACGGAACGCCACGTCGGGTTGGGCCTGGATCCGCTGCATTCCCGCTGGCTGGGGGCGGCGCTCGCCTACGAGTCGCGGTTGATCCGGCCGGACGAGAGCTGGCTGGAGGCCACGGTCGAACCCGACGTCGAGGCGCCGGCCGAACCGTTCGGTGGAGGCGAGGACGACTTCGAATCCATCACGCCGGACGACTTCTTCGATCCGGCCTGGACGCCGGGCGACGACGAACCGGGGGATGGCGTGATGGCGCTCGCGGGTCTCCCGGATCTCTCGCTGGTGGTGGTGCCGGACCTGTATTCCCCGGGACCCCTGGCGCCCGCGCGGACGCCCATCGAAGCGGCACCTTCGGCGAGTCCCTTCTTCGAACGATGCTCGCCGCCGTCCGCGCCGGTCGAGGTCCCCGAGGGCGAGGAGGCGGACCTTGCCGGCCTGCGGCTGGACCCGGCGACGGAACTGGCGGCGATCGAACGGTGGCAGAGCCGGCTGGTGGACTTCGCCGGGGAACAACGGTCGTTCATCGTCCTGCTGGATGTCCCGCCCCGGCTGAGCCCGCGCCAGATTCTGGCGTGGCGCACCCGGTTCCACTCGGCCTACGCGGCGGCCTACCATCCCTGGTTGAAGTCGGTGCGAACGGACGATCCGCGGGAACGGCCGGTCGAAGTGCCGCCATCCGCGGTCGCCGCCGGCATGGTGGCGCAGAGGGAGATCGCGCGCGGCGTCTCCCATGGTCCCGCCAACGTCCTCGCCGCCGGCGTGGTGGATGTCGTCGAGGAGGTGTCCGATCCCGTCCATGACGTGCTCCATCCCCAGGGCATCAACGTGTACCGCCGGGAGCGGGACGGGGTCCGGTTGACCGCGGCGCGCACGTTGAGCCGGGACCCCAACTGGCGCCAGCTCAGCGTCCGCCGTCTGATGACCCTGATCCGCCGCACCCTCGAACGGCAGATGCAATGGGCGGCCTTCGAACCGAACGACGCCCGGCTGCGGTCGGAGGTGCGGCGCATGGTCACGGGCTACCTGCGTCGGCTGTTCCAGGCCGGGGCCTTTCGAGGGGCGACGGAGGAGGAGGCGTTCTTCGTGCTCTGCGACGAGGCGCTGAACCCGGCGCGGATCGTCGAGGCCGGGCAATTGATCACCCACATCGGCGTCGCCCCGGCGGAGCCGGTGGAGTTCATCGTGCTGCGTCTCCTGCGGGAAGGGGACGGCACGCTCATCCTGGAGGACTGA
- a CDS encoding DUF2283 domain-containing protein, with protein MRIRYFEDTDTALLEFGASAVAETRELSEDVYLDLDSDGGVVGITIEHASKRGDMSEFSFKRLPSKEANQSVEGTGARRVT; from the coding sequence ATGAGGATTCGATATTTCGAGGACACGGACACCGCCTTGCTTGAGTTCGGTGCCTCTGCGGTGGCGGAGACACGTGAGCTATCCGAGGACGTATACCTTGACCTCGACAGCGACGGCGGGGTTGTCGGCATCACCATTGAGCACGCGAGCAAACGCGGGGATATGTCTGAGTTCAGCTTCAAGCGACTGCCATCCAAGGAGGCAAACCAGTCGGTCGAGGGAACCGGTGCCCGCCGTGTGACTTGA
- a CDS encoding type II toxin-antitoxin system VapC family toxin, whose protein sequence is MIVAGKQETTRLWWELRSRHFELFVSPLVWDGVALGDHEVSQRRCAIIAGLPVLAVDEQTNRIAEAFMASGAIPARAATDASHIAVATRHGMDFLLTWNCTHIANAQTLKRFNAVTTSLGYELPTICTPDELMEDAND, encoded by the coding sequence GTGATCGTCGCCGGGAAGCAGGAGACGACCCGACTCTGGTGGGAACTGCGATCTCGGCACTTCGAGCTCTTCGTTTCGCCCCTCGTTTGGGATGGGGTTGCACTCGGTGATCACGAGGTCTCCCAGCGTCGCTGCGCGATCATAGCCGGGTTGCCAGTCCTTGCTGTGGATGAGCAGACGAACCGGATTGCCGAGGCGTTTATGGCCTCCGGCGCCATTCCAGCAAGGGCGGCGACGGACGCCTCGCACATCGCGGTCGCCACGCGTCACGGAATGGACTTCCTTTTGACCTGGAATTGCACCCATATTGCCAATGCACAAACTCTGAAGCGTTTCAATGCGGTTACGACCTCGCTGGGGTATGAGCTGCCCACGATTTGCACGCCTGATGAATTAATGGAGGACGCCAATGACTGA
- a CDS encoding phage tail sheath subtilisin-like domain-containing protein, which produces MADGLTLVVRIDGGPEQTITFAAADNTAAAVAAHINSVLVGGAAVVTGGQVQLRSDRQGTTSRVEVLPASTARDETGQQAGAAIGTGNVGNIDAVTAAEVVALLEDLDGGTATVEEGRVRITSGTRGGTSTVQIHATSTAAGLGFDNAVHGPGGKLPTGNDVPNPGQLFVVELDPDGRQRFVNRTTPLPGLAPSPDDTIAILTLSVLVNVDDERVDGYDTLGAHPDDRRYAGRILDAEDPEDENAVVWLDVDDAAALESAELLLAALRGSGPTGHAEVLGGGADGGVISPDDLLGREADPDNPDLKATGLEALGEYDDIAIVAAPDAATLSHPVVAAGYLIAHAERQRYRIAVVDGPPGASITQIRQFRGQFDSKYAALYYPWIQVLDPTERAAQGAPPRKLLLPASGFVAGIYARSDVERGVHKAPANEVVRGLTQFELNINKPRNDVLNPEGINALRFLEGRGNRVWGARTMSSDPEWRYVNVRRLFIYLEHSIDKGTQWAVFEPNNRRLWDNIRQTVEDFLLVMWRDGALLGDKPEDAYFVRCDRTTMTQNDLDNGRLICLVGVAPVKPAEFVIFRVGQWTAESKV; this is translated from the coding sequence ATGGCGGATGGCCTGACGCTGGTCGTGCGGATCGACGGAGGGCCGGAGCAGACCATCACCTTCGCGGCGGCGGACAACACCGCGGCGGCGGTGGCGGCCCACATCAACAGCGTGCTGGTGGGCGGCGCTGCCGTCGTCACGGGCGGGCAGGTCCAACTGCGGTCCGACCGGCAGGGAACGACATCCCGCGTCGAGGTGTTGCCCGCCAGCACCGCCCGGGACGAAACCGGGCAGCAGGCCGGTGCGGCGATTGGAACCGGGAACGTGGGCAACATCGATGCGGTGACCGCGGCGGAGGTGGTGGCGCTGCTGGAGGATCTGGATGGCGGGACGGCGACGGTCGAGGAAGGCCGGGTCCGCATCACCTCGGGCACAAGAGGCGGGACCTCGACCGTCCAGATTCACGCGACCTCGACCGCGGCCGGACTGGGCTTCGACAACGCCGTCCACGGGCCCGGTGGAAAACTGCCGACGGGCAATGACGTGCCGAATCCCGGCCAGCTCTTCGTGGTGGAACTGGATCCGGACGGACGCCAGCGCTTCGTGAACCGGACCACGCCCCTTCCCGGGCTCGCGCCGTCCCCCGACGACACCATCGCGATCCTGACCCTGAGCGTCCTGGTGAACGTCGATGACGAACGGGTCGATGGGTACGACACCCTTGGCGCCCATCCCGACGACAGGCGGTATGCCGGACGCATTCTCGACGCCGAGGATCCCGAGGACGAGAACGCCGTGGTGTGGCTCGACGTGGACGACGCGGCGGCGTTGGAGTCGGCGGAGCTGCTGCTGGCGGCGCTGCGGGGGTCGGGACCCACCGGGCACGCGGAGGTGCTGGGCGGCGGGGCGGACGGGGGGGTCATCTCGCCGGACGATCTGCTGGGGCGGGAGGCCGATCCGGACAATCCGGATCTCAAGGCCACCGGCCTGGAGGCGTTGGGCGAGTACGACGACATCGCGATCGTGGCGGCGCCGGATGCGGCCACCTTGAGCCATCCGGTGGTGGCGGCCGGCTACCTGATCGCGCATGCGGAGAGGCAGCGGTATCGCATCGCGGTGGTGGACGGTCCGCCCGGCGCGTCGATCACCCAGATCCGCCAGTTCCGGGGGCAGTTCGACAGCAAGTACGCCGCCCTGTACTACCCGTGGATCCAGGTGCTGGACCCGACCGAGCGCGCGGCCCAGGGGGCGCCGCCGCGGAAGCTTCTGCTGCCGGCCTCGGGGTTCGTGGCGGGTATCTACGCGCGGTCGGACGTCGAGCGCGGCGTCCACAAGGCGCCGGCCAACGAGGTGGTGCGCGGCCTGACCCAGTTCGAGCTGAACATCAACAAGCCGCGCAACGACGTCCTCAATCCCGAGGGCATCAATGCCCTGCGCTTCCTCGAAGGCCGCGGCAATCGCGTGTGGGGCGCCCGCACCATGAGTTCCGATCCGGAATGGAGGTACGTCAATGTCCGGCGCCTCTTCATCTACCTCGAACACTCGATCGACAAGGGCACCCAGTGGGCGGTGTTCGAACCCAACAACCGGCGCCTGTGGGACAACATCCGGCAGACGGTCGAGGACTTCCTCCTGGTGATGTGGCGGGATGGCGCCCTGCTGGGGGACAAACCCGAGGACGCCTACTTCGTCCGGTGCGACCGCACGACGATGACGCAGAACGACCTGGATAACGGGAGGCTCATCTGTCTCGTCGGGGTGGCGCCGGTGAAGCCGGCCGAGTTCGTCATCTTCCGCGTCGGCCAGTGGACGGCCGAATCCAAGGTCTAG
- a CDS encoding GPW/gp25 family protein, with the protein MTSKRQLGRGWGFPILPEPGTRSLPWVEGPEAVRQSIHLILETEPGERVMRPTFGCGLRRYLMKPNTTATRTLIRRDVERALAAFEPRIRVQEVGVDPGEDPALVLIRIAYAHLRDGRKDNLVYPFHLE; encoded by the coding sequence ATGACCTCGAAGCGCCAGCTGGGAAGAGGCTGGGGATTTCCGATCCTGCCGGAACCGGGCACCCGCTCCCTGCCCTGGGTCGAGGGTCCCGAGGCCGTGCGCCAGTCGATCCACCTGATCCTCGAGACCGAACCCGGCGAACGCGTCATGCGCCCCACCTTCGGCTGCGGCCTGCGCCGCTATCTCATGAAGCCCAACACCACCGCCACCCGGACCCTGATCCGCCGGGATGTCGAACGCGCCCTGGCGGCGTTCGAACCGCGCATCCGGGTGCAGGAGGTCGGGGTCGATCCCGGCGAGGACCCGGCCCTCGTGTTGATCCGCATCGCCTACGCCCACCTGCGTGACGGGCGGAAGGACAACCTCGTTTATCCCTTCCACCTCGAGTGA
- a CDS encoding type II toxin-antitoxin system PemK/MazF family toxin → MEVPERGEVWQVDFGVTQKVRPALVMSIPYGGQDRALIGVVPHTTAVRGSQFEVVVPCRFLSDGAFLVQGVQALPPKYFLRRLGVLTDDQLQSVQETLFRWLGASQ, encoded by the coding sequence ATCGAGGTGCCTGAGCGAGGGGAAGTCTGGCAGGTGGACTTCGGAGTCACGCAGAAAGTTCGGCCGGCACTGGTGATGAGTATTCCTTACGGCGGTCAAGACAGGGCGTTGATAGGTGTGGTCCCACATACCACGGCCGTCCGGGGTTCACAGTTTGAAGTCGTTGTTCCATGTCGCTTCCTTTCCGACGGGGCCTTCTTGGTGCAGGGCGTTCAGGCACTACCGCCGAAGTACTTCCTCCGTCGTTTGGGCGTATTGACCGACGACCAGCTTCAATCGGTGCAAGAGACGCTGTTTCGATGGCTTGGAGCCTCTCAATAA
- a CDS encoding metallophosphoesterase, which translates to MNRRRFVQQFGMGTLAATAAHPVSLRAAEGLAEPGVSLASTPMTLQAPRPDGVEAVWGVRARALGRIEWEGPDGARGVAASDAHGFVPQGTRSVRVRIDGWIPGREYRLRPVTVAAEGESRVETGDWRTFRTLDPAAPATRFAVWNDTHVNQTTLERLDEVTPASDFLIWNGDTCNDWHREDDLVPILLNPGGRDITRNRPLHVVWGNHDVRGPWAFRVPDVVASPSGRPFHAFRSGPLAAVCLHTGEDKPDDHPSFRGRVAFDPLRQEQAAWLNDVLRRPEFASAPYRLVFCHIPLRWIDERPQDYAGTGFDRHSGRSRAAWHDALVRWGVQAIISGHTHRAAWMPPTDVFPYGQLIGGGPQPASATWIEGVANPQSLRLTVRNLAGDILHDVSLPAL; encoded by the coding sequence ATGAACCGCCGTCGCTTCGTGCAGCAATTCGGCATGGGCACCCTCGCCGCCACCGCCGCTCATCCCGTTTCCTTGCGAGCCGCCGAAGGCCTGGCCGAGCCCGGCGTCAGCCTGGCTTCCACCCCGATGACCCTCCAGGCCCCGCGCCCGGACGGAGTCGAGGCGGTCTGGGGCGTGCGCGCAAGGGCACTCGGCCGCATCGAATGGGAAGGACCGGATGGCGCTCGCGGTGTCGCGGCCTCCGACGCCCACGGCTTTGTACCGCAGGGCACCCGGAGCGTGAGAGTCCGCATCGACGGCTGGATCCCAGGCCGTGAGTACCGGCTGCGGCCCGTGACGGTGGCCGCCGAAGGGGAGTCGCGGGTCGAAACCGGAGATTGGCGGACCTTCCGCACCCTCGATCCGGCCGCGCCAGCCACCCGGTTCGCCGTCTGGAACGACACCCACGTCAACCAGACGACTCTCGAACGTCTCGACGAAGTGACCCCCGCCTCGGATTTCCTCATCTGGAACGGCGACACCTGCAACGACTGGCACCGCGAAGACGACCTCGTCCCCATCCTCCTCAACCCCGGCGGACGCGACATCACCCGGAACCGTCCGCTCCATGTGGTGTGGGGCAACCATGACGTCCGCGGTCCCTGGGCCTTCCGAGTGCCGGACGTGGTGGCGTCCCCCAGCGGTCGCCCGTTCCATGCTTTCCGCTCGGGTCCCCTCGCCGCCGTATGCCTCCATACCGGCGAGGACAAACCCGACGATCATCCCAGCTTCCGCGGCCGCGTCGCCTTCGACCCCCTGCGCCAGGAACAGGCCGCCTGGCTGAACGATGTCCTGCGTCGCCCGGAGTTTGCCTCCGCTCCCTACCGGCTGGTGTTCTGCCACATCCCGCTCCGCTGGATCGATGAGCGGCCCCAGGATTATGCCGGCACCGGCTTCGATCGTCACAGCGGTCGCAGCCGGGCCGCCTGGCACGACGCGCTCGTCCGCTGGGGCGTCCAGGCGATCATCTCCGGACACACCCACCGCGCCGCCTGGATGCCTCCCACAGACGTCTTCCCCTACGGCCAGCTCATCGGGGGCGGCCCCCAACCCGCTTCCGCCACCTGGATCGAAGGCGTCGCCAACCCGCAGTCCTTGCGACTCACCGTCCGGAACCTCGCCGGTGACATCCTCCACGACGTCTCCCTTCCCGCCCTCTAA
- a CDS encoding phage tail protein, translating into MPTFRENPYGAFNYIVALGGAQGDGSEGSVIGGFSDVSGLGVEVSYSEYRNGNEKVNTVRKIPNTHKVDDVTLKRGLVGSDDLFQWIKTVRDGTPDPRQVTITLMDEARQAVATWTLFNAQPKKWTGPTLAAKGGGEVAMEELSLVHQGIEYK; encoded by the coding sequence ATGCCTACATTCCGCGAAAACCCCTACGGGGCATTCAACTACATCGTGGCCCTCGGCGGCGCCCAGGGCGACGGCTCGGAGGGCTCCGTCATCGGGGGCTTCTCCGATGTCAGCGGCCTCGGCGTCGAGGTGAGCTATTCCGAGTACCGGAACGGCAACGAGAAGGTCAACACGGTCCGCAAGATCCCCAACACCCACAAGGTGGACGACGTCACCCTCAAGCGCGGACTGGTCGGATCGGACGACCTCTTCCAATGGATCAAGACGGTGCGCGACGGCACCCCCGATCCGCGGCAGGTCACCATCACGCTCATGGACGAGGCCCGCCAGGCGGTCGCCACCTGGACCCTTTTCAACGCGCAGCCGAAGAAGTGGACCGGCCCCACCCTGGCGGCCAAGGGCGGGGGCGAGGTGGCGATGGAGGAGTTGAGCCTCGTGCATCAGGGGATCGAGTACAAATAG